The Carassius carassius chromosome 2, fCarCar2.1, whole genome shotgun sequence genome has a segment encoding these proteins:
- the LOC132107396 gene encoding zinc finger protein 79-like: protein MCSQCWKAFTTSGALRIHLRTHTGEKPYECKECGKTFCQLGGLKVHRRVHSGERPYVCSVCEKRFKGHANLITHKRIHTGEKPYRCTVCNKTFTDSRRLKEHQPPQSVEKQFRCGVCSEAFGAFCQLKEHQQCHKGEKHHRCTECGKAFTHLYLLRSHQRAHSDERPYSCAECGKCFRRSFDLKMHLNTHSETRPHLCSECGKSFRRAAELRIHLRVHTGEKPYPCSVCGMGFKQTSQLKVHERTHTGERPFLCTDCGKTFKDKRSLLTHQRVHHK from the coding sequence ATGTGCTCACAATGCTGGAAGGCCTTTACTACATCCGGAGCATTACGAATTCATCTACGAACCCACACTGGTGAAAAACCTTACGAGTGCAAAGAATGCGGGAAGACGTTCTGCCAGCTAGGAGGACTTAAAGTTCACAGACGTGTTCATTCAGGAGAGAGGCCTTACGTGTGCTCCGTGTGCGAGAAGCGCTTCAAGGGACATGCCAATTTGATCACACACAAGcgcattcacactggagaaaaaccttatCGATGCACTGTATGCAACAAGACGTTCACCGACAGCAGGAGGCTAAAAGAGCACCAGCCACCTCAGTCAGTAGAGAAACAGTTTCGGTGCGGCGTGTGTAGTGAAGCTTTCGGCGCTTTCTGTCAACTTAAAGAACACCAGCAGTGTCACAAAGGAGAGAAGCACCATCGCTGTACTGAGTGCGGAAAGGCCTTCACGCATTTATATTTACTGAGGAGTCACCAGCGTGCACACTCCGATGAGAGACCATATTCCTGCGCTGAATGTGGAAAGTGCTTCCGCCGGTCATTTGACCTGAAAATGCACCTGAACACTCACAGTGAAACACGACCTCATCTTTGCTCggagtgtggaaagagcttccGCAGGGCTGCAGAGCTTAGGATACATCTGAGAGTTCATACGGGAGAAAAGCCTTATCCCTGCTCCGTCTGCGGCATGGGCTTCAAACAGACCTCACAACTCAAAGTGCATGAGCGCACTCACACAGGAGAAAGGCCTTTCCTCTGCACGGACTGTGGGAAGACTTTCAAAGACAAGAGAAGCCTGCTAACACACCAGAGAGTGCACCATAAATAA